In the genome of Streptomyces globosus, one region contains:
- a CDS encoding DUF6113 family protein, giving the protein MTRPWTAGRIALLAGLLVLGAVVGLAGWLVVDLWFPGGLVLAVLAAFGLFLGGRIADGSGLGVGAGAVGWFLAYVVVGTPRPEGDFLLGSSGIAMYAYLLGGTVAAVICATLSGPLHRPVQAAPSAE; this is encoded by the coding sequence GTGACCCGGCCCTGGACCGCCGGCCGGATCGCGCTGCTGGCCGGGCTGTTGGTGCTCGGCGCGGTGGTCGGCCTGGCCGGCTGGCTCGTCGTCGACCTGTGGTTCCCGGGCGGGCTGGTGCTCGCGGTGCTGGCCGCCTTCGGCCTGTTCCTCGGCGGCAGGATCGCCGACGGCAGCGGCCTCGGGGTGGGCGCCGGCGCGGTCGGCTGGTTCCTCGCGTACGTGGTGGTCGGCACCCCGCGCCCCGAAGGGGACTTCCTGCTCGGTTCGTCCGGAATCGCCATGTACGCCTACCTTTTGGGCGGCACGGTGGCCGCTGTGATCTGTGCCACGCTCTCCGGTCCGCTTCACCGCCCCGTTCAGGCCGCCCCGTCCGCGGAGTGA